The Georgenia faecalis genome includes a window with the following:
- a CDS encoding formate/nitrite transporter family protein: MLTLTDALALQGDAALAKTAAARSPGRYLVSGALAGAYIGLAVILMLTAAGPLDAAGSEWTPLVQGAVFGIGLVLVVFAGGELGTSAMMILAQGVMLRRVRPGRAAGTLALGLGGNLLGALLLAFVVHGAGTTAPGTSAGEMLAHYVAKKSAATGSELFFRAVLCNVLVCVAVWAASRMTTEIGKIVVLAWCLFAFVTAGFEHVVANMTTFALGLLHGVPDATVAEALRNLLVVGAGNLVGGAVVVGAAYVVIAGRRTEGATTVGTR, translated from the coding sequence GTGCTCACCCTGACCGACGCGTTGGCCCTGCAGGGCGACGCCGCCCTCGCCAAGACCGCCGCCGCCCGCTCACCGGGCCGTTACCTCGTCTCCGGCGCGCTCGCCGGCGCATACATCGGCCTCGCCGTCATCCTCATGCTCACCGCCGCGGGGCCCCTGGACGCCGCCGGGTCGGAGTGGACCCCGCTCGTCCAGGGCGCCGTCTTCGGGATCGGCCTCGTCCTCGTCGTCTTCGCCGGGGGCGAGCTCGGCACCAGCGCCATGATGATCCTCGCCCAGGGCGTCATGCTCCGCCGCGTGCGGCCGGGCCGCGCCGCCGGCACGCTCGCGCTCGGGCTCGGCGGCAACCTCCTCGGCGCCCTCCTCCTGGCGTTCGTGGTGCACGGCGCGGGGACCACCGCGCCGGGCACCAGCGCAGGGGAGATGCTCGCGCACTACGTGGCGAAGAAGTCCGCCGCCACCGGGAGCGAGCTCTTCTTCCGCGCCGTCCTGTGCAACGTCCTCGTGTGCGTGGCCGTCTGGGCGGCCAGCCGGATGACGACGGAGATCGGCAAGATCGTCGTCCTGGCCTGGTGCCTGTTCGCCTTCGTCACCGCCGGTTTCGAGCACGTGGTCGCCAACATGACGACCTTCGCCCTGGGCCTGCTGCACGGCGTCCCGGACGCGACGGTCGCCGAGGCGCTGCGCAACCTCCTCGTCGTCGGGGCGGGCAACCTCGTCGGCGGCGCCGTCGTCGTGGGCGCCGCCTACGTCGTCATCGCCGGACGCCGGACGGAGGGGGCCACTACAGTCGGGACACGATGA
- a CDS encoding alpha/beta fold hydrolase, with product MAPDPKSVVLRAGPWEHRFVPANGSRFHVALAGPPNGQHVVLLHAFPQLWWAWRHQLLPLAEAGYRVVAMDLRGFGGSDKPPTGHGTPVLAADVAGVVRSLGASRVVVVGHSFGGTVAWAMPAYEPRLTRGVAVLASPHPAAILRRNHGVPWRTRAFLARAQVPWFPERALTHGDLVTRALRAGSAPDRVLDPDEIAVYTAAMRLPSVAHTSLEHIRWLVRSTPRPDGRRFLDRVSEPVRVPVLAMHGAQDRVLPAAAYTRDAELVAGPLRTEQLVGAGHFLPEEAPEQVSAILLDYLASLPA from the coding sequence GTGGCCCCAGACCCGAAGAGCGTCGTCCTGCGCGCGGGGCCGTGGGAGCACCGCTTCGTCCCCGCCAACGGGTCCCGGTTCCACGTGGCCCTCGCGGGCCCTCCCAACGGCCAGCACGTCGTCCTCCTCCACGCCTTCCCCCAGCTGTGGTGGGCGTGGCGGCACCAGCTCCTCCCCCTCGCCGAGGCGGGGTACCGGGTTGTGGCCATGGACCTGCGCGGCTTCGGGGGCTCGGACAAGCCCCCGACCGGGCACGGCACCCCCGTGCTCGCCGCGGACGTCGCCGGCGTCGTGCGCTCCCTCGGGGCGAGCCGCGTCGTCGTGGTGGGCCACAGCTTCGGCGGCACGGTGGCCTGGGCGATGCCGGCCTACGAGCCGCGCCTGACCCGCGGCGTCGCCGTCCTCGCCAGCCCCCACCCGGCCGCGATCCTGCGCCGCAACCACGGCGTGCCGTGGCGAACGCGCGCCTTCCTCGCCCGGGCGCAGGTGCCCTGGTTCCCCGAGCGGGCCCTCACCCACGGTGACCTCGTGACCCGCGCGCTCCGCGCCGGTTCCGCGCCGGACCGGGTGCTCGACCCCGACGAGATCGCCGTGTACACGGCCGCGATGCGGCTGCCCTCGGTGGCCCACACCAGCCTCGAGCACATCCGATGGCTGGTGCGCTCCACGCCCCGCCCGGACGGGCGGCGTTTCCTCGACCGGGTCAGCGAGCCCGTCCGGGTGCCCGTGCTCGCGATGCACGGCGCGCAGGACCGGGTCCTGCCGGCCGCCGCCTACACGCGCGACGCGGAGCTCGTCGCGGGGCCGTTGCGGACCGAGCAGCTGGTCGGCGCCGGGCACTTCCTCCCCGAGGAGGCCCCCGAGCAGGTGAGCGCGATCCTCCTCGACTACCTGGCCTCGCTGCCCGCCTGA
- a CDS encoding type II secretion system F family protein yields the protein MNGLGALALLAVLAALPWGSVRRPVTPAPPRRRALVPSPVDAAVLLDLAGAAMAAGASVPAVLQALGRAVGEDDEVGRALRSAGVALVLGAPWPDAWHSSPPVAQHVGRALEPAWVDGAAPDTLVARAAEGIRARRHRQAREDAARLGVRLVLPLGLCFLPAFVLLGIVPVLLAAGGAILAP from the coding sequence GTGAACGGGCTCGGCGCGCTCGCGCTCCTCGCGGTCCTCGCCGCGCTGCCCTGGGGGTCCGTCCGCCGACCGGTGACGCCGGCGCCGCCGCGGCGGCGCGCCCTGGTGCCGTCGCCCGTCGACGCTGCCGTGCTCCTCGACCTCGCGGGGGCGGCCATGGCGGCGGGCGCCTCGGTTCCCGCGGTGCTCCAGGCGCTCGGCCGGGCAGTGGGGGAGGACGACGAGGTGGGGCGCGCGCTGCGCTCGGCCGGCGTCGCCCTCGTGCTCGGCGCTCCCTGGCCGGACGCGTGGCACTCGAGCCCACCGGTCGCCCAGCACGTCGGCCGTGCGCTCGAGCCCGCCTGGGTCGACGGCGCCGCCCCGGACACGCTGGTCGCCCGCGCCGCGGAGGGGATCCGGGCCCGGCGCCACCGGCAGGCGCGGGAGGACGCCGCGCGCCTGGGCGTGCGGCTGGTCCTGCCCCTGGGGCTGTGCTTCCTCCCCGCCTTCGTCCTGCTCGGCATCGTGCCGGTGCTCCTCGCCGCCGGTGGCGCGATCCTCGCGCCCTGA
- the ssd gene encoding septum site-determining protein Ssd, whose protein sequence is MAVRSGDAAVVEHVRRLAALAGVEVLVVPSGAVPPPHALLVDDVGGGRGPRDTVGPAVEVAADGAHTGPGVLRLPSEAEALLGVLTEAGAPERARVLGVVGAVGGAGASVLAAALARLAVGAGVPTALADLDPGGGGVDVLLGIEHDPGPRWADVLTERGGFPPDRLTLALPAWHSVRVLSTDVRAGVAPDDAVVDAGLRALGRAVDLLVLDLPRQVLAPASAPPWLGLCSDVVLVAGTDLRSAAAAAAAVRTLGPSGAALHLVARSGGGLTADDVADAAGVAHVVAMRPERALAAGVERGAAPGDQRRGPLAAAARRLLREIGLPG, encoded by the coding sequence GTGGCCGTGCGCTCGGGCGACGCCGCCGTCGTCGAGCACGTCCGCCGGCTCGCCGCGCTCGCCGGGGTGGAGGTGCTCGTCGTCCCGTCGGGGGCCGTGCCGCCGCCCCACGCGCTCCTCGTCGACGACGTCGGGGGCGGACGCGGGCCGCGGGACACCGTCGGGCCCGCCGTCGAGGTTGCCGCGGACGGTGCGCACACCGGGCCCGGCGTCCTCCGCCTGCCGTCGGAGGCCGAGGCCCTGCTGGGCGTGCTCACCGAGGCCGGCGCTCCCGAACGGGCGCGGGTGCTCGGCGTCGTGGGTGCGGTCGGCGGTGCGGGGGCCTCCGTCCTGGCCGCCGCCCTCGCGCGCCTCGCGGTCGGGGCCGGCGTCCCCACCGCCCTGGCCGACCTCGACCCCGGCGGCGGAGGCGTCGACGTGCTGCTGGGGATCGAGCACGACCCCGGCCCTCGGTGGGCGGACGTGCTCACCGAGCGGGGCGGGTTCCCGCCGGACCGGCTGACGCTCGCCCTGCCGGCCTGGCACTCCGTGCGGGTGCTGTCCACGGACGTCCGCGCGGGCGTGGCCCCCGACGACGCCGTCGTGGACGCGGGGCTGCGGGCGTTGGGTCGCGCCGTGGACCTCCTCGTCCTCGACCTGCCCCGGCAGGTGCTCGCCCCAGCGTCGGCGCCGCCCTGGCTCGGCCTGTGCTCCGACGTCGTGCTCGTGGCGGGGACCGACCTCCGTTCGGCGGCCGCCGCGGCCGCGGCCGTCCGCACGCTCGGGCCCAGCGGGGCCGCGCTCCACCTCGTCGCCCGCTCGGGGGGCGGGCTGACCGCCGACGACGTCGCCGATGCGGCCGGCGTGGCGCACGTGGTCGCGATGCGTCCTGAGCGCGCGCTCGCCGCCGGCGTCGAGCGGGGGGCTGCTCCCGGGGACCAGCGCCGCGGGCCGCTTGCCGCCGCGGCGCGGCGCCTCCTGCGGGAGATAGGCCTCCCGGGGTGA
- the acs gene encoding acetate--CoA ligase, whose product MADQPDDHSTAPGGLENLLVEERRFPPDPAFAAQANAQPEMYERADADRLGFWADQARSLLSWSTEFTEVLDFSQAPRARWFADGRLNAAYNAVDRHVEAGHGDRVAIHWEGEQGEVRTLTYADLQREVAKAANTLGDLGVTTGDRVAIYLPMIPEAVIAMLACARIGAPHSVVFGGFSAEALYSRIVDAEARLVITADGGYRRGSASALKPAVDEALTKGETPVEHVLVVRRTGQEVGWTPGRDVWWHESVDAASAEHEPVPVEAEHPLFILYTSGTTGRPKGILHTTGGYLAQAAFTHLNVFDLKPETDVYWCTADVGWVTGHTYVAYGPLLNGATQVMYEGTPDTPHRGRWWEIIEKYGVTILYTAPTAIRTCMKWGEEHPAKYDLSSLRVLGSVGEPINPEAWMWYRRVIGGDRAPVVDTWWQTETGAIMISPLPGVTAAKPGSAQTPLPGIAADVVDEAGEPVPDGAGGYLVLAEPWPAMLRGIWGDEQRFRDTYWSRFPGKYFAGDGAKKDDDGDIWLLGRVDDVMNVSGHRLSTTEIESALVSHPSVAEAAVVGASDDTTGQAVVAFVILRGEAAEKAAAEGGDTAATVAELRAHVAREIGPIAKPRSILVVAELPKTRSGKIMRRLLRDVAENRTVGDVTTLADSSVMNLISAGLHTPKA is encoded by the coding sequence ATGGCTGACCAGCCCGACGACCACTCGACCGCCCCCGGCGGCCTGGAGAACCTCCTCGTCGAGGAGCGCCGCTTTCCGCCGGACCCCGCGTTCGCGGCGCAGGCCAACGCCCAGCCCGAGATGTACGAGCGCGCCGACGCGGACCGCCTCGGGTTCTGGGCCGACCAGGCCCGGTCGCTGCTGTCGTGGTCCACCGAGTTCACCGAGGTCCTCGACTTCTCGCAGGCGCCGCGCGCCCGCTGGTTCGCCGACGGCCGGCTCAACGCCGCCTACAACGCCGTCGACCGCCACGTCGAGGCCGGCCACGGGGACCGCGTCGCGATCCACTGGGAGGGCGAGCAGGGCGAGGTCCGCACCCTCACCTACGCCGACCTCCAGCGGGAGGTCGCCAAGGCGGCCAACACGCTCGGTGACCTCGGCGTCACCACCGGCGACCGCGTCGCCATCTACCTGCCGATGATCCCCGAGGCGGTCATCGCCATGCTCGCCTGCGCGCGCATCGGCGCCCCGCACTCCGTCGTCTTCGGGGGGTTCTCCGCCGAGGCGCTGTACTCGCGCATCGTCGACGCCGAAGCCCGGCTCGTCATCACCGCCGACGGCGGCTACCGCCGCGGGTCGGCGAGCGCGCTCAAGCCGGCCGTCGACGAGGCGCTCACCAAGGGCGAGACCCCCGTCGAGCACGTCCTCGTCGTCCGGCGCACCGGCCAGGAGGTCGGGTGGACGCCGGGCCGCGACGTCTGGTGGCACGAGAGCGTCGACGCGGCGAGCGCCGAGCACGAGCCCGTCCCCGTCGAGGCCGAGCACCCGCTGTTCATCCTCTACACCTCCGGCACGACCGGTCGGCCCAAGGGGATCCTCCACACCACGGGCGGCTACCTCGCACAGGCGGCGTTCACCCACCTCAACGTCTTCGACCTCAAGCCGGAGACCGACGTGTACTGGTGCACGGCCGACGTCGGCTGGGTCACCGGCCACACCTACGTCGCGTACGGCCCGCTCCTCAACGGCGCCACCCAGGTGATGTACGAGGGCACCCCGGACACCCCGCACCGCGGCCGGTGGTGGGAGATCATCGAGAAGTACGGGGTCACCATCCTGTACACGGCGCCGACGGCGATCCGCACCTGCATGAAGTGGGGCGAGGAGCACCCCGCCAAGTACGACCTCAGCTCGCTGCGCGTCCTGGGCTCGGTGGGCGAGCCCATCAACCCCGAGGCGTGGATGTGGTACCGCCGCGTCATCGGCGGCGACCGCGCGCCCGTGGTGGACACGTGGTGGCAGACGGAGACCGGCGCGATCATGATCTCCCCGCTCCCCGGCGTCACCGCCGCCAAGCCGGGATCCGCGCAGACGCCCCTGCCCGGTATCGCCGCGGACGTCGTCGACGAGGCGGGTGAGCCCGTGCCCGACGGCGCCGGCGGCTACCTCGTCCTCGCCGAGCCGTGGCCGGCGATGCTCCGCGGCATCTGGGGCGACGAGCAGCGCTTCCGGGACACCTACTGGTCCCGCTTCCCCGGGAAGTACTTCGCCGGGGACGGGGCGAAGAAGGACGACGACGGCGACATCTGGCTGCTCGGGCGGGTCGACGACGTGATGAACGTCTCCGGCCACCGGCTCTCGACGACGGAGATCGAGTCGGCGCTCGTCTCGCACCCCTCGGTGGCGGAGGCCGCCGTCGTCGGGGCGAGCGACGACACCACCGGCCAGGCCGTCGTCGCCTTCGTCATCCTCCGCGGCGAGGCGGCCGAGAAGGCCGCCGCCGAGGGCGGGGACACCGCGGCCACCGTGGCCGAGCTGCGCGCCCACGTCGCCCGGGAGATCGGCCCCATCGCCAAGCCGCGCTCGATCCTCGTCGTGGCGGAGCTGCCCAAGACCCGGTCCGGGAAGATCATGCGGCGCCTGCTCCGGGACGTCGCCGAGAACCGGACGGTCGGGGACGTGACGACGCTCGCCGACTCCTCGGTGATGAACCTCATCAGTGCCGGCCTGCACACCCCGAAGGCTTAG
- a CDS encoding DUF4244 domain-containing protein: MRRTTMWQAAAPTVPDPAVRQPSRVGGRGAWTRWRPRPPVPAGDRWPAAGRAVRRAVAGAWTGLAARAGALAARPQAGMATAEYAIATLAAAAFAGLLLVILRSAEVRGMLLGIIRQALQVG, from the coding sequence ATGAGACGGACGACGATGTGGCAGGCGGCCGCCCCGACGGTGCCGGACCCGGCGGTGCGCCAGCCGTCGCGGGTCGGCGGGCGAGGGGCGTGGACGCGGTGGCGTCCCCGGCCCCCCGTGCCTGCCGGTGACCGGTGGCCGGCCGCCGGCCGCGCCGTGCGACGCGCGGTGGCGGGAGCCTGGACCGGGCTCGCGGCGCGGGCGGGCGCGCTCGCCGCCCGGCCGCAGGCGGGCATGGCGACGGCGGAGTACGCGATCGCCACGCTCGCGGCGGCGGCCTTCGCGGGCTTGCTCCTCGTCATCCTGCGCAGCGCCGAGGTGCGCGGGATGCTGCTGGGGATCATCCGGCAGGCGCTGCAGGTCGGGTGA
- a CDS encoding manganese catalase family protein produces the protein MFFHKQELQFKSTPDKPDAVYARKLQEVLGGQYGEISVAMQYAFQGWNMHLPGKYRDLVFGIGAEEFGHVEMLATMIAQLLEKAPLGITEDAVQSDPTVAAIIGGMDVQHAIVAGAGARPVDSNGNPWQGSYITSSGNLLADFTANANAEMQGRVQAARLYHMTDDSGVRDLLSFLLARDTMHQNQWLRAIEELKEEGMEKLPVPSNFPQKKEFTEVSYQYLNFSNGKHASEGSWASGPTPDGNGEFTYHDGPTTTAPMPPPTRPDARYYGTTDLPNTMEKIAGSVQDKLRRE, from the coding sequence ATGTTCTTCCATAAGCAAGAACTGCAGTTCAAGTCGACCCCGGACAAGCCCGACGCGGTCTACGCGCGCAAGCTCCAGGAGGTCCTCGGCGGGCAGTACGGCGAGATCTCCGTCGCCATGCAGTACGCGTTCCAGGGCTGGAACATGCACCTGCCCGGCAAGTACCGGGACCTCGTCTTCGGCATCGGTGCGGAGGAGTTCGGCCACGTCGAGATGCTCGCGACGATGATCGCCCAGCTCCTCGAGAAGGCGCCGCTCGGGATCACCGAGGACGCCGTGCAGTCCGACCCCACGGTCGCCGCGATCATCGGCGGCATGGACGTCCAGCACGCCATCGTCGCCGGCGCGGGCGCGCGGCCGGTGGACTCCAACGGCAACCCCTGGCAGGGCTCGTACATCACCTCCAGCGGCAACCTGCTCGCGGACTTCACCGCCAACGCCAACGCGGAGATGCAGGGCCGGGTCCAGGCGGCGCGGCTCTACCACATGACCGACGACTCCGGCGTGCGCGACTTGCTGTCCTTCCTCCTCGCCCGCGACACCATGCACCAGAACCAGTGGCTGCGGGCCATCGAGGAGCTCAAGGAGGAGGGGATGGAGAAGCTGCCCGTGCCGAGCAACTTCCCGCAGAAGAAGGAGTTCACCGAGGTCTCCTACCAGTACCTCAACTTCTCCAACGGCAAGCACGCCTCCGAGGGCAGCTGGGCCTCCGGCCCCACGCCGGACGGCAACGGTGAGTTCACTTACCACGACGGGCCGACGACGACGGCCCCGATGCCCCCGCCCACCCGCCCTGACGCGCGGTACTACGGGACGACCGACCTCCCCAACACCATGGAGAAGATCGCCGGCTCGGTGCAGGACAAGCTCCGCCGGGAGTAA
- a CDS encoding type II secretion system F family protein yields MSALTAAVGLLCLAVLVRAPLRRPRIGEGLRGPRAGVLARAGTADALPRGRLARLRHALPRRRHSALPDVGVLVTEVATRLRSGASVDAAWGATLARAGLDLADTARAGPDADGVPRALTDLAARAGPRSDDRAAVAAVVVACRLSHELGAPLADVLDRCAHGITEATAAAGARRVALAGPASTARILGWLPVVGLLLGSSLGADPLTTLRDGAWGSACLVAGGALLLVGRRWTAALVAAAERGSRR; encoded by the coding sequence GTGAGCGCGCTGACCGCCGCCGTCGGCCTGCTGTGCCTGGCTGTCCTCGTCCGTGCCCCGCTGCGGCGACCACGGATCGGCGAGGGGCTCCGGGGGCCGCGCGCGGGCGTGCTCGCCCGCGCGGGCACCGCCGACGCGCTGCCTCGCGGGCGGCTCGCACGGCTGCGCCACGCCCTGCCCCGGCGGCGGCACTCCGCGTTGCCCGACGTCGGGGTCCTCGTGACCGAGGTGGCGACCCGGCTGCGGTCCGGGGCGAGTGTCGACGCGGCGTGGGGCGCCACGCTCGCCCGCGCGGGCCTCGACCTTGCCGACACGGCCCGCGCGGGGCCGGACGCCGACGGCGTACCCCGGGCGCTGACGGACCTCGCCGCCCGAGCCGGACCGCGCAGCGACGACCGGGCGGCGGTGGCCGCCGTCGTCGTCGCCTGCCGGCTCAGCCACGAGCTCGGTGCCCCGCTCGCCGACGTCCTCGACCGGTGCGCGCACGGGATCACCGAGGCCACCGCGGCCGCCGGTGCCCGCCGGGTGGCGCTGGCGGGGCCGGCGAGCACGGCCCGCATCCTCGGGTGGCTGCCCGTGGTCGGGCTGCTGCTCGGGTCCTCGCTCGGTGCGGACCCCCTCACCACCCTGCGCGACGGGGCGTGGGGGAGCGCCTGCCTCGTCGCGGGCGGGGCGCTGCTCCTCGTCGGCCGGCGGTGGACCGCGGCCCTCGTCGCCGCCGCGGAGCGGGGCTCCCGGCGGTGA
- a CDS encoding HAD family hydrolase gives MHTDRRTRRAAFFDLDKTVIATSSTMAFSTPFYRGGLLTRAGVLRGLYAQLGYLAVGADHDQTERMKDRLADLVRGWDVARTEAIVAEALHERIEPVVYAEAIDLIDAHHADGDDVVVVSASSEAVVRPIAAMLGADHVIASRLATNGGRYTGDLDYYAYGPAKAEAVEEAADRHGYDLAASWAYSDSVTDLPMLSAVGHPVAVNPDRALRREALARGWEIRDFARPVPLRPRIGRRTSAGLVLAVAVAGAAGWWLLRRAAGQGPDLT, from the coding sequence GTGCACACGGACCGGCGGACCCGACGGGCGGCGTTCTTCGACCTCGACAAGACGGTCATCGCCACCTCGTCGACGATGGCGTTCTCCACGCCCTTCTACCGGGGCGGCCTCCTCACGCGCGCCGGCGTGCTGCGCGGGTTGTACGCCCAGCTCGGCTACCTCGCCGTCGGCGCGGACCACGACCAGACCGAGCGCATGAAGGACCGCCTCGCTGACCTCGTGCGCGGCTGGGACGTGGCCCGGACCGAGGCGATCGTCGCCGAGGCGCTCCACGAGCGGATCGAGCCGGTGGTCTACGCGGAGGCCATCGACCTCATCGACGCCCACCACGCCGACGGCGACGACGTCGTCGTCGTGTCCGCCTCGAGCGAGGCCGTCGTCCGCCCGATCGCGGCCATGCTCGGCGCGGACCACGTCATCGCCAGCCGCCTCGCGACCAACGGCGGCCGCTACACCGGCGACCTCGACTACTACGCCTACGGCCCGGCGAAGGCGGAGGCCGTCGAGGAGGCCGCCGACCGGCACGGCTACGACCTCGCCGCGAGCTGGGCCTACTCCGACTCCGTCACGGACCTGCCCATGCTCTCGGCCGTCGGGCACCCGGTGGCGGTCAACCCCGACCGCGCCCTGCGTCGCGAGGCGCTGGCGCGCGGCTGGGAGATCCGCGACTTCGCCCGCCCGGTCCCGCTGCGCCCCCGCATCGGCCGCCGGACCTCCGCCGGGCTCGTACTCGCCGTCGCCGTCGCCGGGGCGGCCGGGTGGTGGCTGCTGCGTCGCGCGGCCGGGCAGGGCCCCGACCTGACGTAG
- a CDS encoding TadE family type IV pilus minor pilin, with translation MPAAGAGRVRRAGGLRRSGARERGTVTAELALALPAVVLVLVVVLTAGAAAVTHVRCADAARAGARAAALGEQPAVVTQVVQELAGPAADVVVGVEDGWVVVTVTRPVAVGLGWDGLRATATARTPAEPDGAPGAGP, from the coding sequence ATGCCGGCGGCAGGGGCGGGGCGGGTGCGGCGCGCGGGCGGGCTCCGGCGCAGCGGCGCACGCGAGCGGGGAACCGTCACGGCCGAGCTCGCCCTGGCCCTGCCCGCCGTCGTCCTCGTCCTGGTCGTGGTGCTCACGGCCGGGGCGGCGGCGGTCACCCACGTGCGCTGTGCCGACGCTGCCCGCGCCGGGGCGCGGGCGGCGGCGCTCGGCGAGCAGCCTGCCGTGGTCACGCAGGTGGTGCAGGAGCTGGCCGGGCCCGCCGCCGACGTCGTCGTGGGGGTGGAGGACGGCTGGGTGGTCGTCACGGTGACCCGGCCGGTGGCCGTCGGCCTCGGCTGGGACGGCCTACGGGCGACGGCCACCGCACGGACCCCGGCCGAACCGGACGGCGCACCAGGGGCGGGGCCGTGA
- a CDS encoding TadA family conjugal transfer-associated ATPase translates to MSERSGVAGVREELAGAGAVPDALAVSRGVRVADGPLGLQALLALERSTRAELLGAGEVLQPLLEDPAVTDVLVNGAAGTWVDRGAGLERVDTVVGTEREVRALATRLAAACGQRLDDACPVVDGSLPDGTRLHAVLPPLSATGTLISLRTLRTRAFSLAELVASGTVAPQVAPVLRALVRCRANVLVSGATGTGKTTLLASMLSLVGPGERIVCIEEATELRPDHPHVVHLQVRRANVQDAGAVSMAELVRAAMRMRPDRLVLGECRGAEVREVLGALNTGHDGGWATVHANASADVPARLLALGALAGMSEQAVAVQAVSALDAVLHLRRRAGARRLVEVALLARRGDELTCDLALTVGADGRVQEGPAWPRLATRLDAALAEDAR, encoded by the coding sequence GTGAGCGAGCGGAGCGGCGTCGCCGGGGTGCGCGAGGAGCTGGCCGGGGCTGGTGCGGTCCCTGACGCGCTCGCTGTCAGCCGTGGCGTGCGGGTGGCGGACGGGCCGCTGGGGCTGCAGGCGCTGCTCGCGCTCGAGCGGTCCACCCGGGCCGAGCTCCTCGGCGCGGGGGAGGTGCTTCAGCCCCTGCTCGAGGACCCCGCGGTCACGGACGTCCTCGTCAACGGCGCGGCCGGGACATGGGTGGACCGAGGCGCCGGCCTCGAACGGGTGGACACCGTCGTAGGGACGGAGCGCGAGGTCCGCGCCCTCGCCACCCGCCTCGCTGCGGCCTGCGGTCAGCGGCTCGACGACGCCTGCCCGGTGGTCGACGGGTCGCTGCCCGACGGCACCCGCCTGCACGCCGTGCTGCCCCCGCTGTCCGCGACCGGGACGCTCATCAGTCTGCGGACGCTGCGGACCCGGGCGTTCTCCCTCGCCGAGCTCGTCGCCTCCGGGACGGTGGCCCCGCAGGTGGCACCGGTCCTGCGGGCCCTCGTGCGGTGCCGCGCGAACGTCCTCGTCAGCGGGGCCACGGGCACCGGCAAGACGACGCTGCTCGCCTCGATGCTCTCCCTCGTCGGGCCGGGCGAGCGCATCGTCTGCATCGAGGAGGCGACCGAGCTCCGGCCCGACCACCCGCACGTCGTCCACCTCCAGGTGCGGCGGGCCAACGTGCAGGACGCCGGGGCGGTCTCGATGGCGGAGCTGGTGCGCGCCGCCATGCGGATGCGCCCGGACCGCCTCGTCCTGGGGGAGTGCCGTGGAGCCGAGGTGCGCGAGGTCCTCGGCGCCCTCAACACCGGCCACGACGGCGGGTGGGCGACCGTCCACGCCAACGCGTCCGCGGACGTCCCGGCCCGGCTGCTCGCGCTCGGCGCGCTCGCGGGCATGTCGGAGCAGGCGGTGGCGGTGCAGGCGGTCAGCGCCCTCGACGCCGTGCTGCACCTGCGCCGCCGCGCCGGCGCCCGGCGCCTCGTCGAGGTCGCGCTGCTGGCCCGGCGGGGTGACGAGCTCACGTGCGACCTCGCGCTCACCGTCGGGGCCGACGGCCGGGTCCAGGAGGGCCCGGCGTGGCCGCGCCTCGCCACGCGGCTCGACGCGGCGCTGGCGGAGGACGCGCGGTGA